Below is a window of Pirellulales bacterium DNA.
CGTCCCTGGCGCCCGCGAGGATCGGGAATCTGCTGCAAAACTTGCAACAAACTCCCCGCGGGTGCGGGTTGCACAGCATAACCTCCTTGAAAAAGGCTCCTTACCAATACTGTGCAATCCTACGCTTTTCAACGTCAAATTGGAAAAGTGAAAGGCCCTGTGTTTGACGCGGACCCCTTCGATCCGCTGTTTCATGTTCGAACTGGCTTCGCCCGAGAACCGGCTGTTGGTTCGACGCCCCAAAAATCGCATCACATCCTGACAAGTGAAGTTTCCCAACACGTGCCGCACCAAGCCCGGATAGATGTGGGCCAAGGCCTCCCGGCTGGCGAACATCACATCCGTGGCGTATTCGCTTTCGCGGATCGTCCAGTAATAACCGTGCAAGTCCAGCGGGTTGTCCCCGCTCATCCAAGGATTCAGCCGCCGGGCGAAGGCGTTCAAAAACTTCACCCAGTTGCGCCGCTGCAGGTCGTCGAGCATCCGCTGGGCCCGCGGCAGGTCGTCGATCCTCGTGAAACAGTTGCCACGCTGTTCGTAACCGATGCCGGCTCGATCCAAGCGTTTGGCCAGATACTCGCGGCCATTCAGGCAGACTTGAATCGGCATCGGCAGCCAAGTTTGCAACCGCACATGCATCAAGCCAAATTCGCGGTCGAGGAAGTAAAAGTACAAAAACAGACACTTCCGCTGGGCCGACACCACTTCCAACCACTTGGTTTCGCGGTTCTTGTGGACGGTGAAAGTTCGGCAGGGCTCGACGCACGAGAGCACGCACACCAAGCCCTCCTGGACGCCGTCGCGACGCGCGATGCGTCGGGCTACTTCTTCCTTCGACTCCGATGCACTGGGCAGGTAAATCAGCGGCCGGCCATGACGCTCGGCAAATTGCCGGGCATGTTCCTTGATCCGGTCCGACAGCCGCTCCGCGAATTTGCCGAAGTCCTTATACAACACGCCGCGGGCTCCCAAAAAAACGTCAAATCCCTTGAGATATTCCAACGACCGCAACGTGCCCCGAAAAAGCACTCGGTCGAATCCCGACAGCACTCCCAAAACTTGACCTTCGTGACGTTGCAAAAATCGCTGCATGGACGTGGACTCCTAACTCCAGGGAAGTCCTACTATCATGCCGCATGATAAGAATCCGTAAACCCTTTGGTTGCGGCCTTACGGCCGCGCTGTGAACGCTCGCGTTTTTCGTATCGACGCTGATCATAGGAACGGATCGCGCAAAGAAATAGGCTGCGGAGCTTGTGGATCCAGCGGAACGCTCGAACGGAACGTTGCCTCCATGCCGATATCGACTCCTCGTCGGCCAAACCAGGCAACCATAGCGTCCCCGCCATGAGACATCTTTCTTCCTTGGATCACGGCGAAACGACTTGCACCCAAATAGTCCCTTTACGGAAAAAAGGATTTACGGTTTCTAAATCTCGACCCCGCCCGCAAAGTTTCGCGCGACGCTACATTCGGTCTGTTCGATTCTATTTCGCTGGTGCCCGAAGAAAATCGCGTTTGCGTTGATCCACGCTTGAACTCCTGAGGCAGGTTGCACCGATCTATTCGTGTGGGGCACCATAATTCAATCCGCTTGGCGACGCACTGCAATGGATGCTCCGGGTCAACGTTGGACGCGTGTGGTTTTGCGCGCGGTTCCCGCACTATTTGCGACCACTTCTCTCTTGGCAGCGATCGGTTCGCAAGCCGATACCAATGGTGGGTCGGCGGATTCAGCATATTCGGATATTAGCCCGCCAGTGGCTGCATTGCCGTTCGCAACGGTAGACGCAAACCCGTGCGCCGCAACCGGCAATTGCGATTCTACATGCTACTGCGAGCCGTTGTGGTTGATTTCGGCCGATGCGCTCTTTCTGCATCGGAACGCCGCAGCGGGCTATGGCGCATTATATGACGCGACGAGCGGCGACCAACTGTTGAACGCATCGAGCCTTGGCAACGACTGGCAGACGGGGTTCCGCTTGATTGCGATGCGTCGGCTGGCAAGTGATCGCTGGCTCGACGTAGAATACTTCGGCATCGACGGTTGGTCGAGCCGTCGGAGCTTTGGGCCGGGCAACTTATTGCTGATCGGCGACGAATCGCAAAGCGGTCCGCCGGCGACGACGGCCAACTTTTTCTACGGTTCCAGATTGCACACGGTGGAAGCGAATCTTCGGGCAGCCGACGATGGATGGATTCAGCCACTCGCCGGCTTTCGTTGGGTGCGCCTGAGCGAAACTTACGATGTGAGCGGGCTTTGGAACGTCGGGCTCGGCCCATTGCCGTACCAATTGAACTATCACACGCAGAACGATTTGTATGGTGGCCAAATTGGCGCCAATGCGATCCTCTGGGACCGCGGCGGGCCGCTGAGAGTCAATGTCGTCGGCAAGGCTGGCGTCTATCTTGGACATGCGAGCAATGACGCCGGGTTCGACGGCTCGCCGATTATTTCCCTGCAAACACAATCCGTCACCGATCGTTGCTCGTTTTTCGGCGAACTCGGATTGAATGCTTCATGGCGATTCAATTCAACGTGGGCGCTGCGCGGCGGCTATCAAGTCTATTGGCTCGAAGGAGTCGCGATGGCACCGAACCAAGTACTTTCGACCGATTTAGCAGGCCAAGGCGGCGGCATCAACGGCGCTGGCGGCTTGTTCTTGCACGGGGCGCACGTGGGTTTGGAAGCGACTTGGTAAGCGCGCCGACTCGGCTTTGCCGACGAGGTGTCGGAATCATCTAGCCGGACTGCCCTGCAAATGCATTGCGGCCGGAATGCTGCTTGCCGAGGTCCCGTGGAGTACCAACGGTGCGATCCGCTATGGACGCTGGCGGCGGCGGCCGCGGCGAAAATGTTTGCAGCAATGGTCGGCCGTCGCGAGCGTCGATGGCCGTGGCCGGACGACGTCGGAAGCAAGTCCGATCTGTTCCAGCAGCCAGATGGTCCAGTACGTGACATCGACTTCCCACCAGCGATGGCCGTGGGCGGCCGATCTTTGCTGGGCGTGATGGTTGTTGTGCCAACCTTCGCCGTGAGCCAACAGGCCGACGAGCCAATTGTTGCGGCTGTTGTCGCCGGTGGAATAGTTGCGATATCCGCAGAGGTGCGTCAGCGAGTTGACGGACCAGGTGATATGCCAAACGAGTACGGTTCGAGCAAACACGCCCCAGACCAGCCAACTGGCGCCGAGTTGCAATCCCGCGGACCGATTGCCGTCGAGGGCGTCGCCGAGGAAGGCTCCGGCGACAAAGAAGGCGGCGGCGTGGAGAACGTAGATCCAAAACCACAGCGTCTTCCGCTCGATTCGCAAATAGAATGGATCCTTGAGCACGTCGCGCGCAAACTGTTCGTAAAACGCCAGCGAATTATGCTCGTGGTTTTCCAAGATTAGCCAGCCGAAATGGCCCCACAGCGCCGTGACAAGCGGGCTGTGTGGATCCGGTTCCTCGTCGGAGTGGCGGTGATGCTGACGATGCACGGCAACCCACCGCGCCGGGCTGTCTTGCAGGCAGCAAACGCCGAGAATTGCCCACAGATGTTCCAGCCATTTCGGACAGCGAAAGCTACGATGCGTCAACAGCCGATGGTAGCCGAGCGTGATCCCCAGCATGCCGAAGACATAGTGCCCTGCGATCAACAGCGCGACGCCCGACCAGCTAAACAACCAGGGCACAAAGATCAGCAGGCTCAACGCGTGAATTACCGCGATCATCAATGCGTATCGCCAGTTCAACTTCTGCGGCGAAGTTCCACTGGGCAACGCGTTGCGAGCGAGACGGGCCGCGATGACTTTCACAAACAGCTCTTGGCAAAAAAGGTTCCCAACTTGATTTGCCGGATGAACTTACAACATTCACTCCACCGGGAGCCGAATCTCATAGCGAGTTTTCCCGCTGACCTGTTGCGGCAGCATCCGCACCTGACAAGTTTGACGGCACTCGGCAATGGTCATCGCGAAAGGTGTCCAATTGCCATTCACGAACTCGAAAGTTTCCTTCTCGGTGTCTTCCAACACGATGAACGGCGCGCCGTATTGGGTTGGCGGCTTGCGCTCGATCGAGCGAGGCGCGACCGCATCGGCAGGTTGACTCGAACGGCGAGCGGCTGGCCTGCTTTGCCGGCCGCCGAAGCGATGATTGCGGGCCACTGCACGGCCTCCCACGGCTAAAGTGAATACTGGATGTCAGGAGCCGATCGTTGACGAAATCAATCGCCAGACGTTCGAATAGCTGTCGGCCTTGCGAATGGCGGCCAGCAATTCGTCGCGAGTGCCTTCGATGCAGTGCGGCCCATCGACGATCGAGATGGTGCGCTCTTGGGCGGCGACTTGCAAGTCTTTCAAGGAGACTTTTCGACCGAATTTGTCTTCGAGGGCGCTGCGAACCGCATTCGCGGCATAGTCGATGTCTCGCGGCCGATTCTGGTCCATTGCTATTCTCCGTCGTGCTAAGGAAGTAGATTGCCGGCGCTTCGCAGCACCGGCAATCGGCGATTGTCCATTTAGCGGCGCGAGTAGCCTCGATTGCCGCCGCGTCCGCCGCCGCCGCTGCGTGCCTCGCGCGGCCGCGCCTCGTTGACGGTGAGCGGACGGCCATCGTGCTCTTTTTCGTTCAGCCCGCGAATCGCTTCGCTGGCGGCATTGTCGTCGGCCATTTCCACGAAGCCGAAACCTTTGCTCCGCCCCGTATCGCGGTCTTGAACGACCTCGGCGCTTTGTACGCGGCCGAATTGCGAGAATAATTCTTCCAAGCTCGAATTGGTGACTTGGTAGCTCAAATTACCGACATACAGTTTCTTTCCCACAGGAAAACTCCTTGAGTGCAGTTTCAAATCTTGTCGGCGAAGCAGGCCATCGAGGCGATGGCATCCGTCCGATCTTGTTTCGCCGTCGCCCACCATCGGTGGACGCAGCATCAAAATCGGACAATCTCCGACGGCGTTGAACCGCCTATAAACACATCGGCCCTGAGAACTGCTTTCTGGGCCGCTCGAAAGGGATCGACCTTGGTGATCCGCCCAGGTGGGACAGGCGAAATAGAAAGGCGGCAGAGGGTTCAAACAGAACCGGTTGCTACGGATCACATCGTCAGACCAACCGCCCTCATTGTAGAGCTTTGGCAAGCGACCGATAGGCCAAAAAACAAATTTCGAGCGATGATTTGCCTTTGCTGCCGTTTATTTCGATCCAAGTGGAGTGTTTGTCCGTGAAATTGCAATGTCCGGCAATCGGGCTACCGGCTACAATTCGGCCCCTGCAAGCGGGCATTCTACACCAACGATCGCGATATTTTGTGAAGATCAAGAGCCGGCCGTTGAATTGGTTGCTGGCGGCCGCGGTCGTTTCCGCGTGTCGTCTGTTGTTCTGTACACTTCGGATTCGCTACATCGTCGGCGCTCCGAACACGAATCCTTACGATCAAGATTGTACGGAGGGATTTATTTACTGCGTGTGGCACGATGCGATTGCCTATCCCATGTTTGCAGGTCGGCATTGGCACACCGTTGCGCTGGTGAGCAAGAATATCGACGGCTCGCATTTGGCGCGCGGGCTGCGGATGTTGCATATCGGCTTGGTACGCGGATCGAGCAGTCGCCACGGAGCGGCGGCGATTCGTGAGATTTTGCGGCTGCCGCGGAATACGCACTTGGTGCTGACGCCCGACGGCCCCCGCGGCCCGCGGCGAAAGACCAAGGCCGGCATGGTGTTCATCGCGGCGCATTCGGGGCGGTCGATCGTGCCGACGGCGTTTGCCGCAGTTCGCGCGTGGAAGATCCGCGGCAGTTGGACGACGCTTTCGATTCCCAAACCGTTCACCACGGTGTTCGCGCTGAGCGGAGTGCCCGTGGCCGTGCCCGCGAATTCGACGGCAGTGGAACTTGCGTTCATTGAAGGGCAAGTGCAGAGCGAAATGGATCGGCTGAGTGAGGAGGCGGATCGGCTGTGCGGCGGCGAGGTTGGGGCTAAGAAACCGTAAGTCATTGATTTCCGTAAAAGGACCATTT
It encodes the following:
- a CDS encoding fatty acid desaturase, with protein sequence MIAVIHALSLLIFVPWLFSWSGVALLIAGHYVFGMLGITLGYHRLLTHRSFRCPKWLEHLWAILGVCCLQDSPARWVAVHRQHHRHSDEEPDPHSPLVTALWGHFGWLILENHEHNSLAFYEQFARDVLKDPFYLRIERKTLWFWIYVLHAAAFFVAGAFLGDALDGNRSAGLQLGASWLVWGVFARTVLVWHITWSVNSLTHLCGYRNYSTGDNSRNNWLVGLLAHGEGWHNNHHAQQRSAAHGHRWWEVDVTYWTIWLLEQIGLASDVVRPRPSTLATADHCCKHFRRGRRRQRP
- a CDS encoding RNA-binding protein, coding for MGKKLYVGNLSYQVTNSSLEELFSQFGRVQSAEVVQDRDTGRSKGFGFVEMADDNAASEAIRGLNEKEHDGRPLTVNEARPREARSGGGGRGGNRGYSRR
- a CDS encoding DUF374 domain-containing protein, whose protein sequence is MKLQCPAIGLPATIRPLQAGILHQRSRYFVKIKSRPLNWLLAAAVVSACRLLFCTLRIRYIVGAPNTNPYDQDCTEGFIYCVWHDAIAYPMFAGRHWHTVALVSKNIDGSHLARGLRMLHIGLVRGSSSRHGAAAIREILRLPRNTHLVLTPDGPRGPRRKTKAGMVFIAAHSGRSIVPTAFAAVRAWKIRGSWTTLSIPKPFTTVFALSGVPVAVPANSTAVELAFIEGQVQSEMDRLSEEADRLCGGEVGAKKP